The Yoonia sp. SS1-5 genome contains a region encoding:
- the acuI gene encoding acryloyl-CoA reductase yields MFHALVVEKNEEGKTSAAVQELELDALPDGDVTVAVEYSTVNYKDGLCVGPGGGLVRNYPHVPGIDFAGTVEASDDDRYKPGDKVVLTGWRVGEAHWGGYAQKARVKADWLVPLPDGLTTRQAMAVGTAGLTAMLAVMALQNAGLKDGPVLVTGAAGGVGSVATAILGHLGHEVAAVTGRPETADYLTDLGATQIVPRADLNETVKRPLEAETWGGCVDAVGGAMLARVLGQMQYGASVAAVGLAGGANLPATVIPFLLRGVNILGIDSVMQPYENRLVAWQRVATDLPMKKLEAMIQPATLSDLPGLGRDILKGQVKGRVVVDVNA; encoded by the coding sequence ATGTTTCACGCATTGGTCGTCGAGAAGAACGAAGAAGGCAAGACAAGTGCCGCCGTACAGGAACTGGAGCTTGACGCGTTGCCGGATGGTGACGTGACGGTGGCAGTCGAATATTCGACGGTCAATTACAAGGATGGGCTATGCGTCGGGCCGGGCGGCGGGTTGGTGCGGAACTATCCCCATGTACCGGGCATCGACTTTGCCGGGACGGTCGAGGCGTCCGATGATGATCGCTACAAACCCGGCGACAAGGTTGTGCTGACCGGTTGGCGTGTGGGCGAGGCGCATTGGGGCGGTTACGCCCAAAAGGCGCGGGTCAAGGCAGATTGGCTGGTGCCGCTGCCTGATGGGCTGACAACACGGCAGGCCATGGCTGTGGGAACAGCCGGTTTGACCGCAATGCTGGCTGTCATGGCGTTGCAGAATGCAGGCCTCAAGGACGGCCCGGTTCTGGTGACTGGGGCTGCGGGCGGCGTCGGATCAGTTGCCACTGCGATCCTCGGGCATCTGGGCCATGAGGTCGCAGCCGTGACCGGGCGGCCGGAAACAGCGGACTACCTGACCGATCTTGGTGCCACGCAGATTGTTCCGCGCGCCGATCTGAATGAAACCGTCAAACGCCCGCTGGAGGCCGAAACCTGGGGTGGATGCGTGGACGCTGTCGGCGGCGCGATGCTGGCCCGCGTGCTGGGGCAGATGCAATATGGCGCGTCGGTTGCTGCCGTCGGCCTTGCGGGCGGGGCGAACCTGCCTGCGACTGTCATTCCGTTCCTGCTGCGTGGGGTGAATATTCTGGGAATTGATAGCGTCATGCAGCCCTACGAAAACCGGCTTGTCGCCTGGCAAAGGGTGGCCACCGATCTGCCGATGAAAAAGCTTGAGGCCATGATCCAACCGGCAACATTGTCCGATTTGCCCGGCCTGGGGCGCGATATCCTCAAGGGGCAGGTCAAAGGCCGTGTCGTGGTTGACGTGAACGCCTGA
- a CDS encoding BCCT family transporter — protein MALEPPLSELPIKTADSGFYRGFSVNVTVISKIIISMLVVWCIFWPLQAGQVLGSWNSAILAQFAAWYIWVVAAFVIVCLGLALWPAGGKLNLGADGETPEFSNFSWFSMMFGAGIGVGMLTWAVAEPVAHFGSNPSVIAGETTSLGVDNVRTAYIWSYLHWGLGAWACYAIAGLSLAFFSYRRGLPLTIRSSLTPLFGKALSGPLGHLIDIVAVVATILGVAQTLGFGVDQFVAGLTRIGIGGLVHAEGAVNAAGDSIAGTVNTMGIVVALLFIMGASTLSALSGVGKGIKWLSNINMVLSIVLLGFFIIFGATWFGASAFFVGIWDYLLALPGLSVQVYAGSTLEAFLASAPASIQALTTDQADALLGALSSPGATVDGVAASLAEQSIAVPAADLTVAFNATLENRLTTWQGWWPVFYWAWWIAFAPFVGLFLARISRGRSIREFVLGAMIVPSLMCFVWFAWAGGTAIDLELNGGADGVILGAGNGDKIFAMTQFMLEPISAWLSWGMAVMIVVLLMTFLVTSADSAVLIVNTINAAGDEGPKARPHIVFWGGALALVVGGLLLSGGTGAIQTAMVIGALPFSIVMALMCIALIKAIWNDGRRAAAGVTAVTVDPMATPAE, from the coding sequence ATGGCTCTTGAACCACCTCTATCGGAACTTCCGATTAAGACCGCTGACAGCGGTTTTTATCGCGGGTTCAGCGTGAACGTCACGGTGATCAGCAAGATCATCATCAGTATGCTTGTGGTCTGGTGTATCTTCTGGCCGCTTCAGGCCGGACAAGTGCTGGGCAGTTGGAACTCGGCAATTCTGGCGCAATTTGCGGCCTGGTATATCTGGGTTGTGGCCGCATTTGTGATTGTCTGCCTTGGGCTGGCGCTGTGGCCAGCGGGCGGCAAACTGAATTTGGGGGCCGATGGCGAAACGCCGGAGTTTTCGAATTTCTCGTGGTTTTCCATGATGTTCGGGGCCGGGATCGGCGTTGGCATGTTGACCTGGGCAGTGGCAGAACCGGTTGCGCATTTCGGCAGCAACCCGTCGGTGATTGCAGGCGAGACGACCTCGCTGGGGGTCGATAACGTGCGCACAGCCTATATCTGGTCCTACCTGCATTGGGGGCTGGGAGCCTGGGCCTGCTATGCGATTGCGGGTCTGTCACTGGCATTCTTCAGCTATCGTCGTGGCCTGCCACTGACGATCCGGTCGTCACTGACGCCGCTATTCGGCAAGGCGCTGTCTGGCCCGTTGGGGCATCTGATCGACATTGTGGCGGTTGTGGCAACCATCCTTGGTGTGGCGCAGACGCTTGGCTTTGGGGTCGACCAGTTTGTGGCCGGGCTGACCCGGATCGGCATTGGCGGTCTGGTCCATGCAGAGGGGGCGGTTAACGCAGCTGGTGACAGCATTGCTGGCACCGTGAACACAATGGGCATTGTGGTTGCCTTGCTGTTCATCATGGGGGCATCGACATTGTCGGCGCTGTCGGGTGTTGGCAAGGGCATCAAATGGCTGTCCAACATCAATATGGTGCTGTCGATTGTCCTGCTGGGCTTTTTCATCATCTTCGGGGCAACTTGGTTTGGGGCATCGGCGTTCTTTGTCGGGATCTGGGACTATCTGCTTGCGCTGCCGGGTCTGTCTGTACAGGTCTATGCAGGATCAACGCTCGAGGCATTTCTGGCCAGCGCGCCTGCATCCATTCAGGCGCTGACAACGGATCAGGCAGATGCATTGCTGGGCGCATTGTCCAGCCCGGGTGCAACTGTTGACGGTGTGGCAGCATCCTTGGCTGAACAGTCAATCGCTGTGCCAGCTGCGGATCTGACAGTGGCGTTTAACGCCACGCTTGAGAACCGACTGACCACATGGCAAGGCTGGTGGCCCGTCTTCTACTGGGCTTGGTGGATCGCTTTCGCACCATTTGTGGGCCTGTTCCTTGCGCGTATCTCGCGCGGGCGCAGCATCCGCGAATTTGTGCTGGGTGCGATGATCGTTCCGTCGCTGATGTGCTTTGTCTGGTTCGCATGGGCCGGTGGTACTGCGATTGATCTGGAACTTAATGGTGGGGCTGATGGCGTTATTCTGGGGGCTGGCAATGGCGACAAGATCTTTGCCATGACCCAGTTCATGCTGGAACCGATCAGCGCGTGGCTGTCATGGGGCATGGCCGTGATGATCGTGGTCTTGCTGATGACCTTCCTTGTGACATCCGCTGACTCTGCCGTGCTGATTGTGAACACGATCAACGCCGCGGGTGATGAGGGCCCAAAGGCACGTCCGCATATCGTCTTCTGGGGCGGTGCGCTGGCGCTTGTGGTTGGTGGCCTGCTTCTGTCCGGCGGGACGGGTGCGATCCAGACTGCGATGGTGATCGGTGCGCTGCC